GTCAGCCCTTCCCTGTAAAAGTTGTGGACAAGGAAGAGAAGACCATTACTTTTGACGCCAATCATGAAATGGCAGGAAAAGAATTAAACTTTTCCATCGAACTTGTGGAAGTTATCGAGTAAAATAAAAGTAAGCATATTGGGCAAAGCAGTCGAAAGGCTGTGACGCAAAACTATAGGGCCTGTGAAATGGCAGCCAGTTGCAGAGAAGGAAGCAGAGGACGTTATAGTTGTATGTGAATAGCGCGCTCTGCTTCCTTTTATTTTCCGAATGGCACGGAGGTTGACAGGGGAATGGAAGAGAAAATAAACTGCTGGAAGCAAGCAAGCAAGCAAGCAAGCAAGCAAGCAAGCAAGCAAGCAAGCAAGTGAGGGGTGTTCTATGGCGACGGAGATCCTGACAAAATATGAGGAAGTGCAGAATGCCCTGGCGGCGGTGGACGATGTGCTGGATATGAGCCGCGTTGAGAGCGGCCGGGTAAAAATAGAGGAAAAGAACGTCCATATCCCGGATGTACTCCATGATCTGCGGACCATCATCCAGGGAAATGTGGCGGCCAAGCGGCAGGATCTGTACATCGACACCCAGGATGTGGTGCATGAGGACATCATCACGGATAAGCTGCGGCTCAATCAGGTGCTGCTGAACCTGGTGAGCAACGCCATCAAGTTTACCCCGGCAGGCGGCACCATCAGCATCCGGGTTTCGGAAAAACCGTGTGAAATGAAGCAGTATACCACCTACGAGTTTCGGATCAAGGACAACGGCATCGGCATGTCAAAGGAATTCCAGAAGGAGATTTTTGACTCTTTTACCCGGGAAAGCACTTCCACCACCAGCGGTATCCAGGGCACGGGCCTTGGTATGGCCATCACGAAAAACATTGTTGATATGATGGGCGGCACCATCGAGGTGAAGAGTGAAGAGGGCAAGGGCTCAGAGTTCATTGTCTGTCTTTCCTGCAGGGTGTCCGGCAGGGTCATGCGGTATGAGCCCGTTCCTCAACTGCGGGGCGCAAGAGCCCTGGTGGTGGATGACGATACGAATACGTGCATGAGCGTCAGCAAGATGCTGCGAGGCATTGAGATGCGGCCGGACTGGACGACCTCCGGCAAAGAGGCCGTCATCCGGGCTCAGGAGGCTTACGAGGAAAAGGACGAATTCAAGGCGTTTATCATTGACTGGCTCATGCCGGATATGAACGGCATTGAGACGGTGCGCCGGATCCGGAAGGTCATCGGGGAAAGTGTGCCCATCATCATTCTGACCGCCTATGACTGGGCGGACATTAAAGAAGAGGCCAAGGAGGCTGGTGTCACCGCTTTTGTGGCGAAGCCGCTGTTCATGTCGGAGCTGCGCTCTGCCCTGACCACGCCGATCCTGGTGGAAGAGCCGGAGAAGCTGGTGGGAAGCGGTCAGTTCCAGGGCAAGAAGGTGCTGCTGGTGGAGGACAACGAGCTGAATCTGGAGATCGCATCGGCCATTCTGCAAGAGGAAGGGCTGGTGGTGGATACAGCCCGGGACTGCGTGGAGGCGGTGAACCGGATGGCCGCCGCCGGAGCGGATGATTACGACCTGATCCTCATGGATGTGCAGATGCCCCAGATGGACGGCTATACCGCCACCCGGGAGATCCGGACGCTGAGCGACAACCGAAAGGCCAACATTCCCATCATTGCCATGACAGCCAATGCTTTCGAGGAAGATAAGGAGAAGGCGTTTGCGGCGGGCATGGACGACCACATTGCCAAACCCATTGACATCCACATTCTGCTGGATACGCTGAACAAGATCTTTTCTCCGTGTGAATAGTTTCAAAAAGTGAAAATTTTTATGATTTTGAAACTGCCGCTTGCATATACTATTGGCGGACAGTATAATATCTTTGAAAAAACAGTTTCGAAAAGTAAAAAAAATTAAACTTTTGAAAGCGGATGGGCATATGAAAACTATTACACGGGAAAAATATCTCGACAGAATGATTGCGCTGCGTGGAACGCCTGATATCAAGATCATTACAGGAATTCGTCGTTCCGGCAAATCAAAATTGATGCAGGCGTATATGGAGTACCTGAAAAATCATTTTGAAGATATCAATATTATTTTCATTGACTTTATGGATTTGGCGTATGAAGAAGTCAAGGAATATCATGCATTGCACAGGTATGTAGAGGATCGTTATCAGACCGGGAAAACAAACTATCTTTTCGTGGATGAAGTACAGATGTGCCCGAAGTTTGAACTGGCGATCAACAGTCTCTATTCGAAGGGAAAATATGATATTTACGTGACAGGCTCCAATGCGTTCCTGCTTAGCGCGGATCTGGCAACTCTTTTTACCGGACGGTATATCGAAATTCATGTATTCCCGTTCAGTTTTCAGGAGTACTGCAAATATTATGAAGATATGCAGGACAGAGATCAGCTTTTTGATAACTATGCCATAAAAGGTGGTCTGGCAGGTTCTTATGTTTACAGAACAGAGAATGACCGGACCAATTATATCAAAGAGGTTTATGAAACCATTGTAACAAGAGATCTGGTACAGAAATATCATCTGCCGGATACCTTGGTTTTACAAAGACTGAGCGAGTTCCTGATGGATAATATCGGCAATCTGACTTCGTCCAATAAGGTCAGCCAGCTGCTGGTGGCGAATCATACGCAGACAAACCATGTAACGATTGGAAGATATATCAAATATCTTTGCAGTGCATTTGTGTTCTATAATGTGAAACGGTACGATATCCGTGGAAAGAAATATCTCGAAAACTCTGAAAAGTTTTATCTCTGTGACAACGGGATTCGATATGCGATCCTTGGCAGCAGAAATATGGATTATGGCAGGGTGTACGAAAATA
Above is a window of Oscillospiraceae bacterium NTUH-002-81 DNA encoding:
- a CDS encoding response regulator, translating into MATEILTKYEEVQNALAAVDDVLDMSRVESGRVKIEEKNVHIPDVLHDLRTIIQGNVAAKRQDLYIDTQDVVHEDIITDKLRLNQVLLNLVSNAIKFTPAGGTISIRVSEKPCEMKQYTTYEFRIKDNGIGMSKEFQKEIFDSFTRESTSTTSGIQGTGLGMAITKNIVDMMGGTIEVKSEEGKGSEFIVCLSCRVSGRVMRYEPVPQLRGARALVVDDDTNTCMSVSKMLRGIEMRPDWTTSGKEAVIRAQEAYEEKDEFKAFIIDWLMPDMNGIETVRRIRKVIGESVPIIILTAYDWADIKEEAKEAGVTAFVAKPLFMSELRSALTTPILVEEPEKLVGSGQFQGKKVLLVEDNELNLEIASAILQEEGLVVDTARDCVEAVNRMAAAGADDYDLILMDVQMPQMDGYTATREIRTLSDNRKANIPIIAMTANAFEEDKEKAFAAGMDDHIAKPIDIHILLDTLNKIFSPCE
- a CDS encoding ATP-binding protein — encoded protein: MKTITREKYLDRMIALRGTPDIKIITGIRRSGKSKLMQAYMEYLKNHFEDINIIFIDFMDLAYEEVKEYHALHRYVEDRYQTGKTNYLFVDEVQMCPKFELAINSLYSKGKYDIYVTGSNAFLLSADLATLFTGRYIEIHVFPFSFQEYCKYYEDMQDRDQLFDNYAIKGGLAGSYVYRTENDRTNYIKEVYETIVTRDLVQKYHLPDTLVLQRLSEFLMDNIGNLTSSNKVSQLLVANHTQTNHVTIGRYIKYLCSAFVFYNVKRYDIRGKKYLENSEKFYLCDNGIRYAILGSRNMDYGRVYENIVCMELLRRGYDVYVGKLYQKEIDFVAQRGSEKIYIQVSDDISGQETLLREVSPLLQIRDAYPKMIIARTRHPKYSHEGIEIYDIADWLLQE